Proteins encoded together in one Carya illinoinensis cultivar Pawnee chromosome 3, C.illinoinensisPawnee_v1, whole genome shotgun sequence window:
- the LOC122305422 gene encoding tetraspanin-18-like, which translates to MRSNCCHFSLAFVLKFLNFLQAFVGVSIVVYSVWMLNQWSHHVPISPPTSAPSPAPSLSLFLDSESAWVSNPITRVNLAADIVSGFDGGSGLELDLNSFRLPAPWFIYFFMGVGIIMCCITLIGCIAAEVIHGCCLCFYTFLITVLVLIEAALVAFIAIDRNWEKDLPFDPTGELESLLSFIEENIDICKWVGIAVVAIQTLSLLLSIILRAMLSTRRPHFDSEEGYDGRSRTWEPLLNPQSTQPSVSTKGDGRGTHSDIWSSRIREKYGLNANQNASVSSNSRQ; encoded by the exons ATGCGATCCAATTGTTGCCACTTTTCCTTAGCTTTCGTCCTCAAGTTCCTGAATTTCCTTCAGGCTTTCGTTGGGGTATCAATCGTAGTCTACTCCGTATGGATGCTCAACCAGTGGAGCCACCACGTTCCCATTTCTCCACCAACTTCAGCTCCATCCCCGgctccttctctctcccttttcttgGATTCTGAATCAGCTTGGGTATCCAACCCGATCACCAGAGTCAATCTTGCGGCCGATATCGTTTCCGGGTTCGATGGTGGTTCTGGGTTGGAGCTCGATTTGAATTCGTTTCGGCTTCCCGCTCCTTG GTTCATCTACTTTTTCATGGGAGTGGGCATTATCATGTGTTGCATTACTCTCATAGGTTGCATTGCTGCCGAAGTCATTCATGGCTGCTGCCTGTGTTTT TATACTTTCCTCATAACTGTACTCGTACTAATAGAGGCGGCTCTGGTGGCATTCATTGCAATTGATCGTAATTGGGAAAag GATCTTCCATTTGATCCGACTGGTGAACTTGAGAGCCTTCTATCTTTCATTGAAGAAAATATTGACATCTGTAAATGGGTTGGTATTGCTGTGGTTGCCATTCAG ACATTATCTCTTCTACTCTCAATAATTCTGCGAGCCATGCTTTCTACTCGGCGACCTCACTTTGACAGTGAGGAAGGCTATGATGGTAGGAGTAGAACTTGGGAACCACTGCTAAATCCACAATCAACCCAACCATCTGTGTCAACTAAGGGTGATGGGAGAGGGACTCACTCTGACATCTGGAGCTCACGGATAAGGGAGAAG TATGGACTGAACGCAAATCAAAACGCATCAGTGAGCTCAAACTCAAGGCAGTGA